The Equus quagga isolate Etosha38 chromosome 2, UCLA_HA_Equagga_1.0, whole genome shotgun sequence genome has a window encoding:
- the ARL3 gene encoding ADP-ribosylation factor-like protein 3, giving the protein MGLLSILRKLKSAPDQEVRILLLGLDNAGKTTLLKQLASEDISHITPTQGFNIKSVQSQGFKLNVWDIGGQRKIRPYWRNYFENTDILIYVIDSADRKRFEETGQELAELLEEEKLSCVPVLIFANKQDLLTAAPASEIAEGLNLHTIRDRVWQIQSCSALTGEGIQDGMNWVCKNVSAKKK; this is encoded by the exons ATG GGCTTACTCTCAATTTTGCGTAAATTGAAAAGTGCACCAGACCAGGAGGTGAGAATCCTTCTCCTGGGTTTGGATAATGCTGGCAAGACTACTCTGCTGAAGCAGCTTGCATCTGAAGACATCAGCCACATCACACCTACACAG GGTTTTAACATCAAAAGTGTGCAATCACAAGGTTTTAAACTGAATGTCTGGGACATTGGTGGACAGAGGAAAATCAGACCATACTGgaggaattattttgaaaataccgATATTCTC ATATATGTAATTGACAGCGCAGAcagaaaaagatttgaagagacGGGTCAG GAACTGGCTGAATTACTGGAGGAAGAAAAGCTAAGTTGTGTGCCAGTGCTCATCTTTGCTAATAAGCAGGATTTGCTCACAGCAGCCCCTGCCTCTGAAATTGCAGAAGGACTGAACCTGCACACCATCCGTGACCGAGTCTGGCAGATCCAGTCTTGCTCAGCTCTCACAGGAGAGGGCATTCAG GACGGCATGAACTGGGTCTGCAAAAATGTCAgtgcaaagaagaaataa